The following DNA comes from Brassica oleracea var. oleracea cultivar TO1000 unplaced genomic scaffold, BOL UnpScaffold03712, whole genome shotgun sequence.
ACATTAGTTTTGAGCCTTGAAGTTCACTTGAAAACACGTAGGAGAGAAGCAACTAGAACAGCCACTAGCATGATGCAGATAGGAATGCCTATAAACATGAGTGCAGTTGTATTCTTGAGAAGGTGGATGATATGGCAGATCCTTGTGGCTTGATGATTCAGTACATAAAAGGGCATCTCAGTTTCTTTGAAAAAGGTTCTTTGCTTTACCTATAAAAGAAAGGAGATTGTTTCAAAAAAGaactacataaataataatagagaCTTGATCCAGAGTATAAATATTCACCTCTTCGTTTGGTTTGTCCCTAAAATGTTCTACAGAATCAGCTTCTTCAAGGGAATCACATCCGTGTGCATCAAGAAACTGTAGACTCAGTGGGAGTTTTTCCACTGATCTGAGATTCTTGCAGTTATTAAGGCAAAGAGTTACCAGTGCGGTAAGATCTCTGATGCTTGATGGCAATGCATCAAACTCATGGCCGCTGAGATCTAAATTTGTCAACTTGGTGAAATGACTGAGCTGGTCTGACAAAAACTCAACATTGTTGCAGTTTTCAAGGCAA
Coding sequences within:
- the LOC106321896 gene encoding disease resistance-like protein CSA1, which produces MNGLSRLKNLWLRNCFKLKELPKLTQVQTLTLTNCRNLRSLLKLSDTSEEQGRYCLLELCLENCNNVEFLSDQLSHFTKLTNLDLSGHEFDALPSSIRDLTALVTLCLNNCKNLRSVEKLPLSLQFLDAHGCDSLEEADSVEHFRDKPNEEVKQRTFFKETEMPFYVLNHQATRICHIIHLLKNTTALMFIGIPICIMLVAVLVASLLRVFK